Proteins from one Impatiens glandulifera chromosome 2, dImpGla2.1, whole genome shotgun sequence genomic window:
- the LOC124927279 gene encoding uncharacterized methyltransferase At1g78140, chloroplastic isoform X2, whose amino-acid sequence MEAVALSSLSARLAIPIRISTYFTRSFVKPLFIPFNFRTIKASKSPDSSSAVVDVETKHDSLLDGREVINRTNILACPVCYNPLSTKPNPTRSVEQERGSSLNCNICKKSYFGNGTHIDLTVIGGAKEYGETMPASTEIFRTPLVSFLYERGWRQGFSIWGGFPGPEKEFELAKEYLKPVLGGNIIDASCGSGMFSRLFAKSGLFSLVVALDYSENMLKQCYEFIQQDNNFPKENLILVRADISRLPFTSGSVDAVNAGAALHCWSSPSTAVAEISRVLRPGGVFVATTFILDGPFTAFPLLKHIRQNIGKFSGSHVFIAERELEELCNSCGLEGFTCTRNRRFVMLSARKPS is encoded by the exons ATGGAAGCAGTGGCACTAAGCAGCTTATCAGCAAGACTAGCAATTCCGATTCGAATCAGCACTTACTTTACCCGCTCTTTCGTTAAGCCTCTGTTCATTCCGTTCAATTTCAGAACAATCAAAGCCTCTAAATCACCTGATTCCTCTTCCGCTGTCGTCGACGTCGAAACCAAACAT GATTCACTCTTGGATGGCAGAGAAGTTATCAACAGAACGAATATCTTAGCTTGTCCAGTTTGTTACAATCCATTGTCTACCAAACCTAATCCAACAAGATCTGT TGAACAGGAACGAGGGTCTAGTTTAAATTGTAACATATGTAAGAAGTCTTATTTTGGTAATGGGACACATATTGACTTGACTGTTATTGGTGGGGCAAAAGAATATGGCGAAACTATGCCAGCTTCCACAGAGATTTTTAG GACACCTTTGGTTTCATTTCTTTACGAGAGGGGTTGGCGACAAGGTTTTTCAATATGGGGTGGTTTCCCTGGCCCTGAGAAGGAG TTTGAACTAGCTAAAGAATACCTGAAACCAGTTTTAGGGGGCAATATCATCGATGCAAGTTGTGGTAGTGGAATGTTCTCAAGACTTTTTGCCAAGAGTGGACTGTTTTCTCTTGTTGTTGCTTTGGATTATTCAGAGAACATGCTGAAGCAGTGCTATGAATTCATTCAGCAGGACAATAATTTTCCAAAAGA GAACCTAATCTTGGTTAGAGCCGATATTTCGCGACTTCCATTTACTTCAGGCAGTGTAGATGCTGTGAATGCAGGTGCTGCCTTACATTGTTGGTCTTCTCCATCTACAGCA GTAGCTGAAATAAGTCGAGTTTTGCGTCCTGGAGGTGTTTTTGTTGCTACAACCTTTATATTAGATGGCCCTTTTACCGCTTTTCCATTGTTGAAGCATATTCGCCAG AACATTGGAAAATTCTCGGGTAGCCATGTGTTCATTGCTGAAAGGGAGCTTGAAGAATTGTGCAATTCATGTGGACTTGAGGGCTTTACTTGCACAAGAAACAGGCGATTTGTAATGCTTTCTGCTAGAAAGCCCAGCTGA
- the LOC124927279 gene encoding uncharacterized methyltransferase At1g78140, chloroplastic isoform X1 encodes MEAVALSSLSARLAIPIRISTYFTRSFVKPLFIPFNFRTIKASKSPDSSSAVVDVETKHDSLLDGREVINRTNILACPVCYNPLSTKPNPTRSVEQERGSSLNCNICKKSYFGNGTHIDLTVIGGAKEYGETMPASTEIFRTPLVSFLYERGWRQGFSIWGGFPGPEKEFELAKEYLKPVLGGNIIDASCGSGMFSRLFAKSGLFSLVVALDYSENMLKQCYEFIQQDNNFPKENLILVRADISRLPFTSSSVDAVHAGAALHCWPSPSAAVAEISRVLRPGGVFVATTYILDGPFTFFPLLRPLRQDIGKFSGSHIFIAERELEELCNACGLEGFTCTRNRRFVMVSARKSG; translated from the exons ATGGAAGCAGTGGCACTAAGCAGCTTATCAGCAAGACTAGCAATTCCGATTCGAATCAGCACTTACTTTACCCGCTCTTTCGTTAAGCCTCTGTTCATTCCGTTCAATTTCAGAACAATCAAAGCCTCTAAATCACCTGATTCCTCTTCCGCTGTCGTCGACGTCGAAACCAAACAT GATTCACTCTTGGATGGCAGAGAAGTTATCAACAGAACGAATATCTTAGCTTGTCCAGTTTGTTACAATCCATTGTCTACCAAACCTAATCCAACAAGATCTGT TGAACAGGAACGAGGGTCTAGTTTAAATTGTAACATATGTAAGAAGTCTTATTTTGGTAATGGGACACATATTGACTTGACTGTTATTGGTGGGGCAAAAGAATATGGCGAAACTATGCCAGCTTCCACAGAGATTTTTAG GACACCTTTGGTTTCATTTCTTTACGAGAGGGGTTGGCGACAAGGTTTTTCAATATGGGGTGGTTTCCCTGGCCCTGAGAAGGAG TTTGAACTAGCTAAAGAATACCTGAAACCAGTTTTAGGGGGCAATATCATCGATGCAAGTTGTGGTAGTGGAATGTTCTCAAGACTTTTTGCCAAGAGTGGACTGTTTTCTCTTGTTGTTGCTTTGGATTATTCAGAGAACATGCTGAAGCAGTGCTATGAATTCATTCAGCAGGACAATAATTTTCCAAAAGA gaaCCTAATCTTGGTTAGAGCCGACATTTCGAGACTTCCATTTACTTCAAGCAGTGTAGATGCTGTGCATGCTGGCGCTGCCTTACACTGTTGGCCTTCTCCATCTGCGGCA GTAGCTGAGATAAGTCGAGTTTTGCGCCCTGGTGGAGTTTTTGTTGCTACAACCTATATATTAGATGGCCCTTTTACATTTTTTCCATTGTTGAGGCCTCTTCGCCAG GACATTGGAAAATTCTCGGGTAGCCATATATTCATAGCTGAAAGGGAGTTAGAAGAGTTGTGCAATGCATGTGGGCTTGAGGGTTTTACTTGCACCAGAAACAGGCGTTTTGTAATGGTTTCTGCCAGAAAATCCGGGTAA
- the LOC124924429 gene encoding putative pumilio homolog 8, chloroplastic — MFQDNMSRKGKNVMGDETTVIGNGNGNVTPLVNINHQTNHRQFQNGSFDGSGYFPGGFCHADEIPYSTRMNHHTFMMNSNGYDPDTFDISESLSRMSIGNGFSNDYSIPRTNPSVFNSYNSSGFGGFKGSDLELDDSEFWGLLSGSNHSENPYSNNHYNGDNPYLQMMGTDGFETAFNREGSIVVDENSVQNNESFKTYSQWLELRENGSSFLSPFRSKIHLIAKDQQGCRFLQSVLGEGTFEDLRILFKGMISHIVELMMDPFGNYLVQKLLEICDDQQRWEVVIMVTKVPGDLVRISLNTHGTRAVQKLIETLTNREQIALVVMALKPCFIDLVKDLNGNHVIQHCLEKFSRKDNEFIFAAATRFCFDIATHQHGCCVMNRCILHSVGSDREKLVAKVASNGLILAQDAFGNYVVQLVIELNIPSSSATLMSQFEGNYVFLSTQKFSSHVVEKCLKFMEQSRERIVRELLLVPRFDQLLKDPYANYVVKSALINTKLKEPVLYDWLEKAVSDHEFLLRTNPFCKEILSLSRSRR, encoded by the exons ATGTTTCAAGACAATATGTCACGGAAGGGGAAGAATGTTATGGGAGACGAGACGACTGTGATTGGGAATGGGAACGGGAACGTAACCCCTCTTGTGAATATCAATCATCAAACGAACCATCGTCAGTTTCAGAATGGTTCATTTGATGGATCAGGATATTTCCCAGGTGGGTTCTGCCATGCTGATGAAATTCCCTACAGTACAAGGATGAATCATCACACTTTTATGATGAACTCAAACGGGTATGATCCGGATACGTTTGATATATCTGAAAGTCTTAGTAGAATGAGTattggtaacggttttagtAATGATTACTCGATTCCTAGAACAAATCCGTCTGTTTTTAACAGTTATAACTCATCTGGTTTTGGTGGATTTAAGGGTTCTGATTTAGAACTTGATGACAGTGAATTTTGGGGGTTATTATCTGGGAGTAATCATTCTGAAAATCCTTATTCCAATAATCACTATAATGGAGATAATCCATATCTACAAATGATGGGTACAGATGGTTTTGAGACAGCATTTAACCGTGAAGGTAGCATTGTTGTTGATGAGAATTCAGTTCAAAACAATGAATCCTTTAAAACATACTCACAATGGTTAGAGCTTCGTGAGAATGGCTCGAGTTTTCTTAGCCCTTTCAGGAGTAAGATACATTTGATAGCGAAGGATCAACAGGGTTGTAGGTTCTTGCAAAGTGTACTTGGGGAAGGAACATTTGAAGACTTGAGGATACTGTTTAAAGGAATGATCAGTCATATTGTTGAACTGATGATGGACCCTTTTGGTAATTATTTAGTACAGAAATTGTTGGAAATCTGTGATGATCAACAGAGATGGGAGGTTGTGATCATGGTCACTAAAGTGCCTGGAGATCTTGTCAGAATTTCTTTGAATACACATGG CACTCGGGCAGTACAGAAGTTGATCGAGACTTTAACAAACAGGGAGCAAATTGCTCTAGTTGTTATGGCACTCAAACCTTGTTTTATTGATCTTGTTAAGGACTTGAATGGTAATCATGTTATACAACATTGTTTGGAAAAGTTCAGCAGGAAAGACAAtgag TTTATTTTCGCTGCTGCAACgagattttgttttgatatcGCAACTCATCAGCATGGATGTTGTGTTATGAATCGGTGTATTTTACATTCGGTTGGGAGTGATCGCGAGAAATTGGTTGCTAAAGTTGCTTCTAATGGACTTATCCTTGCACAAGACGCATTTGg GAATTATGTTGTCCAACTTGTAATAGAGCTGAACATTCCTTCATCTTCTGCCACATTAATGTCTCAATTTGAAGGAAACTATGTATTTCTTTCCACACAAAAATTTAGCAGTCATGTGGTTGAGAAATGCCTCAAGTTCATGGAACAAAGTCGTGAAAGAATCGTTCGCGAGTTATTGTTGGTTCCACGATTTGACCAATTGTTGAAGGATCCCTATGCCAACTATGTTGTCAAATCCGCACTTATTAACACCAAGCTTAAG GAACCAGTTCTTTATGATTGGTTAGAAAAGGCGGTTAGTGATCATGAGTTTCTTTTACGTACTAATCCCTTTTGCAAGGAAATTTTATCGCTTAGTCGCTCGAGGAGGTGA